One Lysinibacillus sp. OF-1 DNA segment encodes these proteins:
- the hepT gene encoding heptaprenyl diphosphate synthase component II has translation MEKMKLKLLYSDLKSDIDIIERELEKAVDSSSYLINDASLHLLQAGGKRIRPIFVLLGAKFGDYDIEKMKDVAVPLELIHMASLVHDDVIDDSNMRRGRPTVKSQWNNRVAMYTGDFIFARALEYITKLEDPLVHQILARTMVEICNGEVIQIEDKFRLDQGLKDYFRRIKRKTALLISSSCELGAVAAGVDAKTVRHLKRFGYFVGMSFQIIDDVLDIMATDKELGKPAGSDLLQGNITLPILLLKDEPEMQPYLVKVFAGTLTEPERQNMLQYVRKSHAIEQANRMSDKYLKKALQEIDALPKHPVKKKLRDVALFMGKRKF, from the coding sequence GTGGAAAAGATGAAGTTAAAACTACTCTATTCCGATTTGAAATCAGATATCGATATCATTGAACGAGAGTTAGAAAAAGCGGTGGACTCGTCTTCATATTTGATCAACGATGCTTCTCTCCATTTATTACAAGCTGGTGGCAAACGGATACGACCAATTTTTGTGTTACTAGGTGCAAAATTTGGCGATTATGACATTGAGAAGATGAAGGATGTAGCAGTGCCTTTAGAACTCATTCATATGGCATCACTTGTGCATGATGATGTCATTGATGATTCCAATATGCGAAGAGGACGCCCGACTGTCAAATCACAATGGAATAACAGAGTAGCAATGTACACGGGCGATTTTATTTTTGCACGTGCACTAGAATATATTACAAAGCTGGAAGACCCGCTTGTTCATCAAATTTTAGCCCGTACCATGGTAGAGATTTGTAACGGTGAAGTCATTCAAATTGAAGATAAATTTAGATTAGATCAAGGCTTAAAAGATTATTTTAGAAGAATCAAACGCAAAACAGCATTACTTATTTCCTCAAGCTGTGAGCTAGGGGCTGTAGCGGCAGGTGTTGATGCTAAAACAGTGCGACATTTAAAACGCTTCGGCTACTTTGTAGGCATGAGCTTCCAAATTATCGATGATGTGTTAGATATCATGGCAACAGATAAGGAGCTAGGGAAGCCTGCAGGTAGTGATTTATTGCAGGGCAATATTACATTACCGATTCTATTGCTGAAAGATGAGCCAGAGATGCAGCCATACTTAGTCAAAGTATTTGCAGGCACATTAACAGAACCGGAACGTCAAAATATGTTGCAATATGTGCGTAAATCTCATGCAATTGAGCAAGCTAATCGTATGAGTGATAAATATTTGAAAAAGGCCTTACAGGAAATTGATGCTTTACCAAAACATCCCGTAAAGAAAAAACTGCGTGATGTAGCATTGTTCATGGGTAAGCGCAAATTCTAG